A genomic region of Thunnus albacares chromosome 4, fThuAlb1.1, whole genome shotgun sequence contains the following coding sequences:
- the LOC122981525 gene encoding uncharacterized protein LOC122981525: MSDSGRTFLDVAIMEALPELQVVNKNILEEHLQSIGVETYDDLRFVTEADLMTVLRPVQARKLLSVWKQKYQTPENSSLSSVEASPTQLLSSLSVSPQSSSSTSSSSLGLDTQWEDNFEIPWSKFPEEVMDSLERGKRPGPKLRRQMVRIVVTEMMEKCPHVGKKHSTDVAKQMVAKYPNSLQDVIEGDIVGTGYHSLVKQLQNRIENVRRTSTPKIRKRKHQADDSDHTDEIPLEERAAMQDTYGCIKWNVKFLPREETQESQHQKKEKLKEMFQQSDANPEEVKCLMKSTFYTQRQHVNQGKSIKSLREEWPFWFDELGMSVHFKELTGIDLKETFTRNLDLKGKRLLNYMTTVYVTKSNKFLQTYARLQRMRGQQSGCSDDVKEMVLLLLSYFDEKEESMFFHVEDTCLAEEVQLEQVPLTPAVIVCGQSCYSSTRYMLSLDRNLINTNISSFISALCLMFGSYFCFNIHYPSELASTLEFLQRCFFSINPEKGTKVENKNSKRCLNLNPRVLTLIQDLSDHEWR; encoded by the exons ATGAGTGACTCAGGGCGAACCTTCCTAGATGTCGCCATCATGGAAGCCCTACCAGAACTTCaagtagtaaacaaaaacatcctgGAAGAGCACTTGCAGTCCATTGGAGTCGAGACGTATGATGATCTACGCTTCGTAACGGAGGCTGATTTGATGACAGTATTAAGACCTGTACAAGCCAGAAAGCTTCTTTCTGTTTGGAAACAGAAAT acCAAACTCCCGAGAACAGCTCACTATCATCTGTGGAAGCCTCACCTACCCAACTGCTGTCATCGCTCTCTGTTTCACCCCAAAGTTCATCGTCAACCTCCTCCAGCAGCCTAGGACTTGACACACAGTGGGAAGACAACTTTGAAATTCCATGGAGTAAATTTCCTGAGGAAGTGATGGATTCTTTGGAGAGGGGAAAAAGGCCAGGCCCAAAACTGAGGAGGCAAATGGTCCGGATTGTTGTGACTGAGATGATGGAAAAATGCCCCCATGTAGGTAAAAAGCATTCAACTGATGTTGCAAAGCAAATGGTGGCAAAATATCCCAATTCTCTGCAAGATGTAATAGAGGGCGATATTGTTGGAACAGGCTACCATTCCCTTgtaaaacagctgcaaaacagAATCGAAAATGTGAGGCGCACTTCAACacccaaaataagaaaaagaaaacatcaggcTGATGACTCAGACCACACAGATGAGATCCCATTAGAAGAGAGAGCAGCAATGCAGGACACTTACGGATGCATTAAATGGAATGTGAAATTTCTGCCCCGTGAAGAAACTCAAGAGAGCCAGCaccaaaagaaggaaaaactcAAGGAGATGTTCCAACAATCTGATGCCAATCCAGAGGAGGTAAAATGTCTAATGAAGTCCACTTTTTACACACAGCGTCAACATGTCAACCAGGGAAAAAGTATCAAAAGCCTTCGAGAGGAGTGGCCATTTTGGTTTGACGAACTTGGCATGTCGGTCCACTTCAAGGAACTCACTGGGATTGACCTCAAAGAGACATTCACGCGAAATTTGGATTTGAAGGGAAAAAGGCTTCTCAACTACATGACCACAGTTTATGTCACCAAGAGTAATAAGTTCCTTCAGACTTATGCAAGGCTTCAGAGGATGCGGGGACAGCAGAGTGGCTGCTCAGATGATGTGAAAGAGATGGTCCTGCTTCTGCTCAGCTACTTTGATGAGAAGGAGGAGTCCATGTTCTTCCATGTAGAAGATACCTGTCTGGCAGAAGAGGTCCAACTGGAGCAAGTGCCTCTGACACCTGCTGTTATTGTCTGTG GACAGTCCTGCTATTCCTCAACAAGGTACATGCTGAGTCTGGATCGGAACCtcatcaacacaaacatctcctccttcatttCTGCATTGTGCCTCATGTTCGGGAGCTACTTCTGTTTCAACATCCATTATCCATCTGAGCTGGCTTCAACTCTGGAGTTTCTTCAAAG GTGTTTTTTCTCGATAAACCCAGAAAAAGGAACTAAGGTGGAGAATAAAAACTCGAAGCGTTGTCTCAATCTGAACCCTCGAGTCCTCACCCTGATCCAGGACCTCTCCGATCACGAGTGGCGTTAA